One Maribacter dokdonensis DSW-8 genomic region harbors:
- a CDS encoding AI-2E family transporter has translation MKKIKHKILRQLIILSLIIFLGGLIIKYMLPYISGVLGALTLYVVLRKWMLKLINKGIKRMWAAMLLILVSFIGIFVPLTAAGFMLSSELSNLADKSEQVTKAFKDQLFQVEKYIEYDISSTIDPKQASGWLTDNMQGFASGTFNVFISLGILLFLLYYMLKSPKQLKESLLEYIPLSNKNLMTLGKEIDSVVRSNAIAIPLVALAQGIIALIGFYIFGVDNPLFWFVIVTIGSMIPFIGTFIGIFPVFVLSLASGEDFQAWGILLYGILVVGMTDNVIRLFVLKQLDSTHPLITLIGVLIGIPLFGFVGLIFGPLIINLFLIIVKIYKQQYGIQKSTKQSENKM, from the coding sequence ATGAAAAAAATCAAACATAAGATTCTTAGACAACTTATTATATTGTCGCTGATTATTTTTTTAGGCGGATTGATTATCAAATATATGCTTCCGTATATTTCTGGAGTTTTAGGAGCCCTTACGCTTTATGTAGTTCTTAGAAAATGGATGCTCAAATTAATCAATAAAGGGATAAAGAGAATGTGGGCAGCTATGCTACTCATTTTAGTATCCTTTATTGGAATCTTCGTTCCGCTGACCGCTGCAGGTTTTATGTTAAGCTCTGAACTAAGTAATTTGGCAGACAAATCTGAACAAGTTACCAAGGCATTTAAAGACCAACTTTTTCAAGTAGAGAAATATATAGAGTATGACATTTCATCTACTATTGACCCCAAACAAGCATCAGGCTGGTTAACGGATAATATGCAAGGTTTTGCCAGTGGAACTTTCAATGTGTTTATTTCATTGGGCATATTATTATTTCTATTGTACTACATGTTAAAGAGCCCAAAACAATTAAAGGAGTCTCTTCTAGAATATATTCCGCTCAGTAATAAAAATTTAATGACTTTAGGAAAGGAGATTGATAGTGTGGTACGCTCCAATGCTATTGCCATACCGCTGGTTGCATTAGCTCAAGGAATTATCGCTCTTATCGGGTTCTATATTTTTGGTGTAGACAACCCCTTATTTTGGTTTGTTATAGTAACTATTGGATCCATGATTCCTTTTATAGGAACATTTATAGGAATATTTCCAGTTTTTGTACTGAGCCTTGCCAGCGGCGAAGACTTTCAGGCCTGGGGAATTTTGCTTTATGGTATTTTGGTGGTGGGTATGACCGATAATGTCATTCGACTATTCGTTTTAAAACAATTAGATAGCACTCACCCGTTAATTACCTTAATTGGTGTATTAATTGGTATACCTCTTTTTGGTTTTGTAGGACTTATTTTTGGTCCATTGATTATAAACTTATTCTTGATTATTGTAAAAATATACAAACAACAATACGGCATTCAAAAATCGACCAAGCAAAGTGAAAATAAGATGTAA
- a CDS encoding glycosyltransferase family 4 protein, translating into MRKVLVITYYWPPAGGPGVQRWLKFVKYLRDFGIEPVLYIPENPHYPMLDDTFSQDVPTDIKIYKHKIKEPYRIASLFSSKKTKRISSGIIQTKNQSFIEKVLLWVRGNLFIPDARKLWVKPSVNFLKDVLAKEGIDTIITTGPPHSVHLIGYYLKQGRPVHWVADFRDPWTTIGYHKKLKLTKSAEKKHKLLEAKVLHTADKIIVTSSTTKKEFENITGKPIKVITNGFDGELLTDEGLDSKYTISHIGSLLSGRNPVKLWSVLAQMVDEFPEFKEALRLQFIGVVSDEILSTIKEVGLQDFIEVIGYVSHQEALVYQRKSQVLLLVEIDSQETIGIIPGKLFEYMAAKRPILGIGPKNWDVESIVEETKTGYIFEHSDDIELKNVILRWFENYQKGQLHIIADNIEQFSRRELTRKLAEYI; encoded by the coding sequence ATGAGAAAAGTGCTGGTCATTACGTACTATTGGCCACCTGCTGGCGGACCAGGAGTGCAACGTTGGCTAAAGTTTGTGAAATACCTTAGAGATTTTGGTATTGAGCCGGTACTATATATTCCTGAGAATCCTCATTACCCCATGTTAGATGATACTTTTTCACAAGATGTACCCACTGATATAAAAATCTATAAGCATAAAATTAAAGAACCTTATCGCATTGCTTCACTCTTTTCAAGTAAAAAAACGAAGCGTATTAGCTCTGGAATCATACAGACGAAAAACCAATCTTTTATAGAGAAAGTTCTTTTGTGGGTTCGCGGAAACCTTTTTATACCCGATGCAAGAAAGTTATGGGTAAAACCATCTGTAAACTTCCTAAAAGATGTGTTGGCTAAGGAAGGTATTGATACTATAATAACTACCGGTCCTCCACACAGTGTGCATTTAATTGGCTATTATTTAAAACAAGGAAGACCTGTACATTGGGTTGCAGACTTTCGCGATCCTTGGACAACTATTGGCTATCATAAGAAATTGAAATTAACCAAATCGGCAGAAAAGAAACATAAACTATTAGAAGCTAAAGTTCTTCACACGGCAGACAAAATTATAGTTACTAGCAGTACTACAAAAAAGGAATTTGAAAACATTACAGGTAAACCAATAAAGGTTATTACCAATGGATTTGATGGGGAGTTGCTGACTGATGAAGGGTTAGATTCAAAATATACCATTTCACATATAGGGTCATTATTAAGCGGTAGAAATCCCGTGAAATTATGGTCGGTTTTGGCACAAATGGTAGATGAATTTCCTGAATTTAAAGAGGCATTAAGACTACAGTTTATAGGTGTTGTCAGCGATGAAATACTATCAACTATAAAAGAAGTTGGATTACAGGACTTTATTGAAGTTATAGGATATGTGTCTCATCAAGAAGCTTTGGTATATCAACGAAAATCTCAAGTATTATTACTGGTAGAAATAGATTCTCAGGAAACCATTGGAATTATACCTGGTAAACTGTTTGAATATATGGCGGCCAAGCGACCAATTTTAGGAATTGGACCTAAGAATTGGGACGTAGAAAGTATTGTTGAAGAAACAAAAACTGGCTATATATTTGAACATTCTGATGATATTGAACTGAAAAACGTAATTTTAAGATGGTTTGAAAATTATCAGAAAGGGCAATTACATATTATTGCGGACAATATTGAGCAATTTAGCAGAAGAGAGCTCACCAGAAAATTGGCTGAATACATCTAA
- a CDS encoding oligosaccharide flippase family protein yields MGIVLKQSLNNTIVTYIGFAIGAANTLFLYTNFMQPSNYGLIQVILSVSSVLMPILAFGVPNSLVKFYSSFKDQKDQDSFLTLMLILPLFLIIPVAVVSYAANDMIGNLLSRQNDVVREYVWHIFLVGMAMSYFEVFYAWARIQMKSMFGNFMKEIFCRVGQTVLLLLLYFKLIDISFFINALVGFYIARTLIMKLYSYSLRSPKLDFHFPNNWRNIVKYSALIILGGSTAIVLMEVDKVMLNDFLELENVAFYAVAGFIASTIAVPSKAMHQITYPLTANYLNSRDIPALTQLYQKSSLTLFIVSGILFLLILLNLNELYELLPNKYAGGFMIVFWVGLAKVYDALLGNNNAILFNSDFYRSILFFGVLLAVLAIIFNLWLIPNYGINGAAIASFSAFFIYNSLKLGYVKAKFQMQPFTHETIKVFLLLIIIAVMFSTFSFSFHPLVNIALKSILMIALYVGVLYRFKISEDVYAFLNKYLKF; encoded by the coding sequence ATGGGTATCGTACTAAAACAATCTCTAAATAATACAATTGTTACCTATATAGGTTTTGCGATAGGAGCTGCCAATACTTTGTTTTTGTACACCAATTTTATGCAACCAAGTAATTACGGTTTAATACAGGTTATTTTGTCCGTGTCTTCAGTTTTAATGCCCATTTTAGCATTTGGTGTTCCCAATAGTTTAGTCAAATTTTATTCAAGTTTTAAGGATCAAAAGGATCAAGATTCATTTTTGACTTTAATGTTGATCTTGCCTTTGTTCTTGATCATACCGGTGGCAGTAGTTAGCTATGCCGCTAATGATATGATAGGAAATTTGCTTTCTAGACAAAATGATGTGGTAAGGGAGTATGTGTGGCATATTTTTTTGGTAGGTATGGCAATGTCATACTTTGAAGTCTTTTATGCATGGGCGCGAATTCAAATGAAATCGATGTTCGGCAATTTCATGAAAGAGATTTTTTGTAGGGTAGGGCAAACCGTATTACTACTGCTATTGTATTTTAAGTTGATAGATATATCATTTTTTATTAATGCTTTGGTAGGCTTCTATATTGCGAGAACATTAATAATGAAATTATATTCTTACAGCTTACGTTCTCCTAAATTAGATTTTCATTTTCCGAACAATTGGAGAAATATTGTAAAGTATAGTGCTTTAATAATTTTAGGAGGTTCTACTGCTATTGTATTGATGGAGGTAGATAAGGTTATGTTGAATGATTTTTTGGAGCTTGAAAATGTGGCTTTTTATGCTGTAGCTGGTTTTATTGCATCAACCATTGCCGTACCCTCAAAAGCAATGCATCAAATTACATATCCGTTAACGGCAAATTATTTAAATAGTAGGGATATACCGGCTCTTACGCAATTATACCAAAAAAGCTCGTTAACACTGTTTATAGTCTCCGGCATACTTTTTTTATTGATTTTATTGAATCTTAATGAGCTTTATGAATTATTGCCGAATAAATATGCAGGCGGTTTTATGATCGTATTTTGGGTTGGTTTGGCAAAGGTGTATGATGCGCTTTTAGGGAACAACAATGCTATACTTTTTAATTCAGATTTCTACCGGTCTATTTTGTTTTTTGGCGTATTGTTAGCGGTTTTGGCTATTATTTTTAATCTCTGGTTGATTCCGAACTACGGTATTAACGGTGCGGCAATAGCTAGTTTCAGTGCCTTTTTTATTTATAATTCATTGAAATTGGGCTACGTAAAAGCAAAGTTTCAAATGCAGCCTTTTACACACGAGACAATTAAAGTATTTCTTTTGCTGATAATTATAGCAGTGATGTTTTCAACATTTTCATTTTCTTTTCATCCGCTAGTCAATATTGCGTTGAAAAGTATTTTGATGATTGCGCTTTATGTAGGTGTTCTATATCGATTTAAAATATCGGAGGATGTGTATGCATTCTTGAATAAATATTTAAAATTTTAA